A stretch of the Phyllopteryx taeniolatus isolate TA_2022b chromosome 5, UOR_Ptae_1.2, whole genome shotgun sequence genome encodes the following:
- the LOC133477753 gene encoding calcium and integrin-binding protein 1-like isoform X1 has protein sequence MGTTASQLGKDLLSEYQELTFLTKQEILLAHKRFTELLTKDEKDLPNARVPMDKILTLPELKSNPFRTRICHVFSTSEVKDGSLTFEDFLDLLSAFSDSATLEIKSHYAFRIFDFDDDGTLDCGDLEKLVNCLTGETDDTRLTPEEMRQLINNILDESDIDKDGTVNLSEFQHVISRSPDFVSSFKIVL, from the exons ATGGGGACAACGGCGAGTCAACTTGGAAAGGATTTGCTCTCAGAATACCAA GAACTgacttttttaacaaaacaagaaatTCTTCT ggcacataaaagATTCACTGAGCTGCTAACAAAAGATGAGAAAGACCTTCCAAACGCCAGGGTGCCCATGGACAAGATACTAACCCTTCCAGAACTCAAA TCCAACCCCTTTAGAACGAGAATCTGCCACGTGTTTTCAACATCTGAAGTGAAAGATGGAAGCCTCACCTTTGAAGACTTTCTAGATCTTTTGAGTGCTTTCAGTGACTCAGCTACACTGGAAATCAAGTCCCACTATGCATTCCGTATATTTG actttgaTGATGATGGAACTCTCGACTGTGGTGATCTGGAGAAACTGGTCAACTGCCTCACTGGAGAGACTGATGACACGAGACTTACCCCTGAAGAGATGAGACAGCTCATCAACAAC ATTCTTGACGAGTCTGACATTGACAAGGATGGAACTGTGAACCTCTCGGAGTTTCAGCATGTCATTTCAAGGTCACCGGATTTTGTAAG TTCCTTCAAGATTGTGCTGTGA
- the LOC133477753 gene encoding calcium and integrin-binding protein 1-like isoform X2, translating to MWSRLLSYSNFARFQKELTFLTKQEILLAHKRFTELLTKDEKDLPNARVPMDKILTLPELKSNPFRTRICHVFSTSEVKDGSLTFEDFLDLLSAFSDSATLEIKSHYAFRIFDFDDDGTLDCGDLEKLVNCLTGETDDTRLTPEEMRQLINNILDESDIDKDGTVNLSEFQHVISRSPDFVSSFKIVL from the exons ATGTGGAGTAGATTGCTGAGTTATTCCAACTTTGCTCGGTTTCAAAAA GAACTgacttttttaacaaaacaagaaatTCTTCT ggcacataaaagATTCACTGAGCTGCTAACAAAAGATGAGAAAGACCTTCCAAACGCCAGGGTGCCCATGGACAAGATACTAACCCTTCCAGAACTCAAA TCCAACCCCTTTAGAACGAGAATCTGCCACGTGTTTTCAACATCTGAAGTGAAAGATGGAAGCCTCACCTTTGAAGACTTTCTAGATCTTTTGAGTGCTTTCAGTGACTCAGCTACACTGGAAATCAAGTCCCACTATGCATTCCGTATATTTG actttgaTGATGATGGAACTCTCGACTGTGGTGATCTGGAGAAACTGGTCAACTGCCTCACTGGAGAGACTGATGACACGAGACTTACCCCTGAAGAGATGAGACAGCTCATCAACAAC ATTCTTGACGAGTCTGACATTGACAAGGATGGAACTGTGAACCTCTCGGAGTTTCAGCATGTCATTTCAAGGTCACCGGATTTTGTAAG TTCCTTCAAGATTGTGCTGTGA